The DNA window TGACTCCATCCAGTCTGAggagattaaatatatttgaaattgaattaaaattaaattaattatacagACTAACTCAACGTTAACTTTTCATTAATTGAGCTGCTGTACAAAAACAAGATCACATTTGTTCTGTTGGTATATTATcctaaaacaaaacctttaaatCTGGTATAAGCTACACAACTTTTCAAATCTATAAAATACACTAGGCATCATACGCTCTCAGACTTCATGGTTATTTTCTCTGTAAATGGTAACAGAATTACTGGCCATAAAATACTATTTGACAGAAGGTTGGAATAAATTTCACAACTTCTGCTAATTTGCTATTTCGATGAAAGTCGATGATAATTGGTTCGATATGATGGATTTCACAGTGAGTGGtgttaagctttttttttaaatcatcatatGATCCATCCAGTCATCAaacgtttaatatttttgaatacattttccaTGCATTTCATGGCAACAAGGTGCTCTTCAAAATTACTTAAAGAATATGAAGACCATTCTTACAAAATGAATGCTAAGgagaagaaaatgaatgaaacaacagCGATACTGCAAAAAGTTAGCTTTTCaagctttattttaacatcattGCAGGACAGTATCAAACAGGTTTTAATACTGAGAACAGCTTTTAAATGACACTAGGACAAAACATTCAGTCTCTTTTGTATTTGTTGTGCAATATTTGATGTTAACATCTTTCCTCCATTTGTACAAATCTGAGGATAACAGTCAGTTACAAGCTAAATACACTTTAACTCCTAAAACACCTGCCTGTCATAAGCCATCAACGTATATGGCAATTTTGCTCCTTTGAACAAGagtatacaatataaacatgcaGTTTCACCAGAATAATAAATTCAAGACACTTATTTTCGATAATATATCcataatattttacatgaaatCTACAGGTAAGTCAGGAATATCACCCCAGAAATGTAAGCAAAGAGGTTTCTGTAGCAAATGCATCATATAGCTTATGGAAAACTGGCTTGATCAAAAAACTCAACGATACTTAAGCAAGATTTCACTGAATTTAACAGTAAGTAAGTGCTGTATGCTACACCTCAGGTCCTGTAATCACAAAGGCTAAAGCACATCGTATATGCTGAGGTATATTCAGACTGGACTTTGGCATAAATCAGTTTAAAGCCTTTGGGACGACAAAAACAGTCCAGCCTTAATCCAACAGTCTTTAGCCTGAATAGCAGCAAAATGCTACCCCTGCAATAGCAGACAGTACAAAATGTTCAATAACAGCTTTAGAGCCTTCACATAATGAATGGTTTTTTTCCAACACAACCTCATGGCAATTCCAAACTATTTTGCGTTTTGGCGAATAATTACAATATTGAATAAATTCTGAATCTGCCTAAGCCCCACTgatggttaggtttagggataGAGCTTCATGCTTACAAATcgccaccttgtaaaatagtTAAGATTTCCTCGTAAGATTGGCTTTTCCTCCCTATTTTAAGATCTTCAGACCCATAACCCGATAAATAAGCAGTGTTTGCTTTGCTTCAAGATCTTGAAGTACCAAACAAATGTGTGAAACCAAGCTAAACTGTGGAATATGTGCACCCTACTCCACGCATGGAGGTGGAGGAGTTATGGATATATTTAAGTGGTTTCCTGAGATATGTTGGAAATGTTAACTAAGTGTGACCCCATAAATCAAACAGAGAGCCTGGAAAGCAGGGTCTTCTAAtcttaaaaattctaaatattgtcAGTCAGTAGTATTATTATGGTTAGTGTTTAAGTACATTTATGCAACCTTTACATTAAACAGTCTTTGAAAGCACAACTTTTATCCCCAGGGTCCAAAAGTAACACCTGTTATGTGCCAAACTGaagtaaaatgtgaatttggTGCTTAAGTAAGTGGTTTTACTGGCCATTTGGGTCACTgcaacaatgcaaaaaatgagTGTATAAATGGTTTATAAGAGGTAGCATTTTatataagggtgagtaaaatggTGACAAAAATGTACcttatttcaacaaaatttgAAGTCTACTTAATATGCTTCCATATGTCATTTCGTGTTTCTTGAAAGCGACAACAAACTGCAAACTGTGACGTCCACtttgcaacaaaaataatcataatagtATGAATTCCAATTAGAATATACGTTCCCAGTCCAGTCGCAACTTTGCTATCTTTTGTTGGGACAACTTACCTAACATTTCTATCggtaaacatttctttttgacACTGCCTTGAATTTATTCTTGAGTATGGTGTTCAAATCGTACTCAGGCATTTAATTGTTCAGCGATATTAATGATTGCCTCATTGAGCTTTgagtaatgttttgtttatgatTGATATTGAAGACACTGAATGTTGGTACTGTACATGGTATGTTGGCTCTTCAGAACAACCATCAAGCGATGTTATTCAATTAAACAGTCATTTGGCTCataattttgccattttatgagttcttaaattcaattttatcTTCAATTTACCCATTATTGGGCTGTGTGGCAACAAGTTAATTTTGGACCCAGTATTCAAAACTGTACTAAACCTAATGTACatcagtgttatttaaaatatttaaattattaggTTTCTTACAAGGCCAAGCACCAGTTTGGTCTAACCCTACATTTAAAGATATGAGccacttttgtttttcagttacATGCCTTGGTAATGCTGCCTACAGCAATCTCAGCCTCATGCAAAATACTATAGTAACAACATCACATTGCATTCCACATAAAGAGCACCCTATGTGAGGGAAGGTGGGGTGGACCAGGAGAAAATGGCTTTCCTCTGAAACAGTACTACAGTACTTTGAGGTATTGAGAAGTCCTTTACCCATCCCCAAGAGGCAACTAACTCACCTGTTTCCTCTTAGTTCAGCCAACCACGCTGGCCAAATGTCGAGCCAGGGCCGAGTGGCAGGAAGCAGAGGCTGAATGAATGGAGAATGGTGTCTGAAGTCCTGTTAGAGTTCTTAAGAGCGCGAGCACAAACGTGGCTTTGCCATGCGTTCCTTTCCCGAGTGAGCTACATGGTCTCTCAGCATCATGTCAACAGAGTTCAGCTAATGTGTTTGTGATAATTCCATCAAAGATTTCTACTCTCAGTTTATCCACTGAATCTATGGTTTTCAGTGTCGTCGTTTATACGGATCTCGCCAGCTCAAACGAGACACTACTATTTTTGTCCTCATGTGAAATACTTGCAGTTTGTTGAGTCAATGAAACAGTCAGCTGTGCACTTGAGATGTCCATAAGATCTGTGGACAGAAAGACAGGCacgtcatttttaaaaattttaattaatcaattcaaatatttccaaatatttttttgatataaCATTGTGCTAGAGTATTATAGtcagttaaaaatgtataattttcaaACTCTTTGGGATGAGAATTTTGGGAGGCTTATTTTCCTTGATGGGGATTTTAGCTTTGCCCTATCCATTTTAAATAGACTTGAACAGTCATACCCAGGCAAAAAGGACCTGCATGTGTGAAAGCCAAAATCCTTTCCATCACACTCCTCTGCCTCTTCATAGCGATATCCATCCCCACAATATGCAAGTTTGCACTCTGCAACAGAGAGAAAGATGTAAAGCAAAAGATTGATACAAATACTGACTGgactcaaattaaaaatacatttcatgaaCTAAAATCATGTTAACGTGCCAAATTATTCAAATCAGTTTTGAGATGTCACAAATGCAAAACACCAACATGGCATGACACTAAACTAATGcaataatcattaataattacaCAACTTAAAATACAATAGAACACCCTAACGTAcataagtgaaaataaatgaaaaacaaaattaagaaCAATAACCTGGTGTTACTACCTTGGTTCACTGAGATGAGGAAATGAGTGTTACATTGCTACATATATCTGGAAACTCTGGTTTACTCTGAATACCAAAGCCTGATTTGTTTACCTTTGTGTAGCTGCATGAAAAAATGACTCTTCAACCCGCTAAAGAAGTGGTGCCGACTACTATATAAATCGTCTCTTAGTGTCACTTCATCAGAATCTTTCAACTGATAGCGACAGTCATCAACTCATGTGTTGCCTTACAGCACAGCAGGTTACACAACACTCATTCCCTTTATCTCAGGGAACTGAGGTTACATTAGTAACCAGAGGATTCCCTACCGAACCGGCACTCATGTGGCATTGCTACTCAATTGGGGAAAGCATCCGATGGCACACTACTATAAGCAAGTACAGAACAAATCTGTTCTGTGAGCCCTGCCCCAGAGCACCCTAATGATGGCCCCTAAGAAGCATGAGCCAATTATGAGACATAAATCATCAGCCTGGGGTTAATGTTACAAGACCTTGTCCACCCACAGAGGGGATTAGGTAAACCAAGCAGACAAAATCCATGCCTGAAGTCCAGGGACCTCCAAGACGTAATATCTGGTGAAGGTAAACGGTGAAGCCCAGGAAGAGGACATTCCTCTGGTAGAATGGGCCCTCACTCCAATAGGACACTGCAAATCCACTAAGGTGTAAGCCAGGGCTATAGCTTCAAATATCCAGCAGGACAATCTGTGCTTCATGACTGCTAGCCCTTTAGAGTTGCCTCTGAAGCAAACAAAGAGTTGCTCTGAATGCCAGAAGTGGCTATAGCACTCTATTTAAGAGCCAGAGTATAGAACACCATAATCTCCTGGGGTCGACAAATGCGGATACAGCTTTTGGGGCATCCTCTCCTGATaatgcagaaaatatttttttatttgtatacattcATAAAATCAACAAATCGACACCATCATGTGAAGCACTGAGCCGACCTGAGACTTCAGTGTTTTAGAAGTAAAACAACCTACAGAAGGCCAAATCATTATCATTCTGGAGGTGTTTGAGCTCCTTTTCATTATTCATCACAAAGATGACATCCTTGCAGGTACCACTCATCTATGCGGTTAAGCGTGGGCTCTTCAGGAACCAACCAATCCAAGTTCCTTCACAGCCTTTGAGAGAATGCAGATCTGCTCACTGTCCATGCTGGACATGTTGTTTGCTTCGAAAGGAGGGTGCTGGGGTCCtcaccagaacacacacaatcTTCTGCATGTGAAGCTGTCAGCAACTTAAGAGTCATCATTGACAACTTGTTCATGCAGCTGCATGACTGTGAACAAATCAGGCTTCAGTATTCAGAGTAAATATAGGCCTCTCTTTTTTCTAGTTTCTCAcagtatagaaaaaaaaaaacgaactttttttgtatgttaatgTACAGTCTAGCAAAATAAACTaggaaaatacataaaaaaattctttacataaaatattgatttgagtgGTAAATCATTAAATGAGAAGAAAGAGCATGGTATGCGACACAAGGCCTAAAACCAGCACAACTATGTTAAATAAAGAAAGCCTGGGACAAGAGCCAGGTCTACAGTTTAGCAGCCATTGTGCAAAAATATCTGGCCGCAGAATGTAgtgattgaccaatcagaatggaGTATTCCAGAATGCTGTGTAATGAATTACGAGCACATATGTTTGGGTGACTTCTGAATGAAGGTGTTATTCTCGGCTTCATGCGCTATACAGGACTAAATTATTCCCATTTTAGAATACACTCTcatgttaaaatacattacagcaTGTTGTTGGGAATAAGCAGTCAGCTGGGGCGCCTCCGTTTCAACCCGATACTTACTGACACAGCCATCTGTGACCACCTTATTTCCGTCATCACACTCCTCTCCGTTCTCAACTTGCACGATGCTGTCTCCGCAGAAACCTTCCTGGTCGGGATCACGCTCCATCGACTGGAACGGTGTTAACTGCAATCAAAGTGTCTTTTACAGACCCTGGGCACTAAAATCACTGTGTCAAACTATTAAGATATAAGATGCATTTCAAAAACGGTTAGACTGACATGAATTCTTTTGGGAAGTCGATATATTATCATGCACTGAAATGATATGTTTAAATAGGTAAACGAAGCTAAaacaatctaaaatataaactaatagCAAACCTTTTACACAACCTAAAATATACTTTTCCAAGCACATTCATATCATTTTAACACTAAAAAGTTCAAACTTCAGGACAAGTAATATGCCATTTGTCCATTTAGAAACTGGATTTTGCTTAGATCACATTATTAATGGGCACCTGAATTGGCATCCAGCCATCAATGTCTTTGAAGTAAAGAGACCTCTGATCTTTACGGAAGGCCAATGCATTATCGGTCTGGAGACGGTTCAGTTCCTGTTCGTTATTCACCACAAAGATCTGCAGCACAGACATTAAATATTACCAACTGCTTTATTGGCAAAATGAATtgaatagttttaaaattgaatatCATCCAAAAATAACGATCAATCCAGTGCAGGGCACAGATATCTGGAAATATTCAGGCTTAGTTGGTAAAGCACGCTAGCATTGCTGGCTTACTGCAGGCACTCTGGGATAGCTGCCCCAGTGGTCAAAGGAGGGGGCATTACAGCCGCAGCGTCCCGGGCTGCCAGGTTGTCCCTTCTCTCCTTTCTGTCCTACCATGTACAGTCCTGGAGGAGAGGTAAACAACATTAAGCCCAAGGCATAAATGTTCCTCCATGTGATGCAAAGTAATGGAGTGATTTTAAGAGCCACTAAACCTGGCCCTCATCTATCACGAAGAGAAAGCAATTGAGTTAATATGCACAGAAACCAAAACAAGACAGCAGCTGTCCTGTGAATAAAGTGATGACATAATGTTTGTAATTCTGCGAGAAGCTTGGCCGCTCCGGCCGTCAGTTAAGGACATGATGTCATAGCTTCAGTCTCCTTTGGGGTTTCTGTTTCAGTCATGGATCAGGTTGCTTCTGAAGCTAAATAGACCAGTGCTGGGATTTCCTGTGGTGATTTAAGATCCATGTGCTTCACCCTTTGTACATGGCGAATGCAGCAATATCATCATGTGATCTTAACCACTATAGAGGGGGACAAGAGGCCCCCACTTCTAAAATTTAGATATGGCCAATATCTAAAATATCCTCCCCAATTTTCTTTAgtttaatatatgtatgcatgtatgtatgtatatatacaaaaatgtaatattaacatttatttaaaaaaaatgtatttaaatgtacttgATTAATTTTGTATTCTACATTTTCAATTTTCCCAAAgaaccagtattttttttagagaCCACAAGAGATTTGAAAGCTATTAGCGCTTGCATGTAAATTTAATACCTGATGCGGGCAGACCAGGAGGTCCAGGGTGACCGGGGGCCCCCTGAGGGCCTGCAGGACCCATGGGTCCAGTTGTACCAATGTCACCTTTTGCACCCTGCATCAGAAATCAATAATATGggtcatttattttcaatgcttCTGCACTGCTATCATGTTGTTATTATGTGTTTGTTGATGGATCACCTGCTTTCCTCTTTTTCCTGGCCGGCCAGTGGGTCCCCTGTTCCCTGAGCTTCCAGGTTCACCTTTTGGGCCCATTTCACCctgagaaattattttaaaatcacatctgAGATTCTctttatatcattataatagttaaattcttaatatatatactgcaataataaatattttcaaaaccttCTGGCCAAGCATTCCAGGAAGGCCCATTGTTCCCTGAacagtacaaaaatgtaaaaacattaaaaataaataatggatgAGACCAGTTAAAATTTGAAGTATAAaactaaatgtgaaattaaatgagaACTTACCTTGTCACCTTTTAAGCCAATTTCACCTCTGAAACCTTGCGAGCCCTAACAGGACAAAATCAAAACAGTAAAAGAGTAACTTAATGAACAACTGGggtaaaaaatttaattaactgaATAAAAGTGAGTTCAGAGAGATAACTAACTTTTTCTCCCTTATGACCAGGTAAGCcctgtaataaataaacaatattcaGAGTATAGTATTTGTCCATTTGACAAGGCAGTATGACTGTAAGAGTCCTTATTCAGTAAAAAGGCTGTCCAGACCTTAGGCCCAATTAGTCCTCTTGCCCCTGGCATGCCCATCAGCCCAGGATCGCCTTTCTCCCCCTGTTAAAAACACAGGGTTCACAGGAATAATATTGTCATGGTTTCcagaaaaatattatgcagctcaactgttttcaatGCTATTAATAATCACACGTTTCTGTAGCACCAatttagcatattaaaatgacttctgattctgaagaatcatgtgaaaTGGATGACTGgagtaatagctgctgaaaacgctaaaagaataataaattacatgtgagaatatttaaatatagaacactatttaataatattttatagcatgaatgttttcactttattttttattttaaaaatgcagccttggtgacatttttaatgtgaggatggaattaattactcaccttagGTCCACTTGGTCCTTGCCATCCACTTGGTCCTTGTCGTCCTGGGAGACCAGGAGGGCCAGTGCGTCCCTGTAATGCATACAGCAATATTTtactcacaaaaaaaacatacatgtaaTAGCGtcgaaaaataaaaacaatattcctGCATATTGGCAGATTTTAATTATTGACTTGTTCTTGGCTTAATAAAAGAACAATCTTCTATGACCTAAAAGATGTCCCAGCTTTTTGCATGCTCAGTTTTCTGACATTATTTTGGCTGATATATCTTTAAGGTAAGCATTCTAAGAGCGGATGAACAGtgtgtttaaaataagatttgGGTGTTGTCAGCACATAGATAAAAAGACATGCCATATTTATCAAAAACAGAAACCGCAACAGTGAAAACAACACAGGTCCAAGAACTGATCCCTGTGGAACACCGCAACAGAAAAATGAAAGTTTGAAGAGGAGTTATTCCTCAGTCTAAAGAAATTCAGGCCAAAGCTCCTTTCACACAAAGATTCCAGAAGATACTTGGGTAGCGTGTTCCGGCAATTGTTACCGGATCATTAGATTTGCTTCATTCTCAATGCAAGTGATTTTCCCAAATCTGTGCGTGCATTCACACATAACCAATAAAGGTCCCATTCAGCTGGCGAACTATCGGATTTACTGAGGAGCTCCGTGGTTTCTGcacacatttttgttcattttagtttttttaaggcaaaCAATGCTCTCCGAGTTTAAAACACAGACTAGTCCCTCTAGCACTGCAGGGTTGTATATTGCTAAAAGAGTTGCACAATATCTACGTCATCACATCTGTTATGGCATTGGCTCCGACTTTAGTTCACACAGAGCACGTTCCGGCAATGTTACCAGGTCCCAAATCCGGGATCAATCCTGGAATCCATCCCAGGATGTGTTTGCGTTCACACAGAAGGCACTGTGCCAATTAACCGGCAATTTTCCGGGACCAACGTGCAGTGTGAAAGGGGTTCAAGAAAGTTCAGGCATGTAGCCAAATGGTCTACAGAAATCAAATATGTACAATTTCACTGAGTATAAGCTAGGTTTTATGGCCACTGTCTCCTTTTTCAATGCATCTAATGTGTGTATCACCTAAAGATGATTGGCTGCTCAATTGCAGAGCGGTAAGGACAAGGTGAGGACAACGTGTCTTCTGAGTGCTCTGAGGGACAAAACAGCCATCagaagaaatggagagagagaacaaactAAACCAAGCCCCATCAGTCTCCTGGCTTTAATTAAATTACGTGCTAAGGGCAGGAGCCGGGCATTGTGGGAGAGCGAATGATTTATTGGGCTGCCCTAGCACTAAGCTAAATTACTATGCAATGCTGCAAAGCTTCCTACACCACCAGCCTTCATTCTCAGTGCCTGTTTGGAGTAAAACAATGCACTAGCACACCCAAAATCCTGTGCAGCAGTTTAGTGGCTTCTCAGTTTACCCGCAGCCCCTCTGTAGGTATTACTGACTCTGGTCCCACATGCCTTCCAGGAAACCACACAATGTGATTGTAGGACATAAGCCACAGGGATATTGCATTGTGGATTGAACCTAATGACGGTGACCACAAGCGTCCCCTGATGTTTAGCTCTATGCTGTTTATACAGAAGATCAAGTGGAATCATGTGACCTGCGTATCTCTGTCAAGGTTGCACTTGCTTTGAATTTCCTTCAGCTCATATTATGCTGCAGCTATAAAAGTGTGTGCATCTCTCATTCCtccttcttccttttttttcaaagtaaatccACTTATTGGAAAACAGAGGCCAGTGAGTCTCACCTTTTGTCCGGGTCTTCCAATTTCACCCTAGCAACACAAACGAGGAAAGCAGATCATCAGTGTGTTTCAGTATACACAGTCTTGAGTGTTTTTAACTGTtgaaacttcctttaaatatcttcctttgtgttgtCTGATTCTGGTTCAATGTCAGTACCTATTTATTACACagttattaaaattactataatatgtacataatatgCACATGCTGATTAGGACTGTAAAATCAAGGGTAACCATAACAAGAATCTTATTTGATCCCTTGACTCGCTGGACCACTTAGCTTTCAGTCTTAATGTCTTTTCATGCTAttgtgtatttgcatatatttacataataagtATGTGCCGTACCTTATCTCCCTTTGGTCCCTTTGGTCCCGGCAGTCCAGCAGGACCCTgatcataaaacaaacataactgTTTAGCGCTTATTCAAAACTTTTTGCTAAAAGACAAATAGCATTTTGATTGTGATTAGACCAAGAGTATTGACTACAATGTATAATTGTTGTAATTCATTTCAGTGCCAAAGTGatgactgttttcaaacaggtttccccTAACACTCCTGTTTTCTACTGGTTGACATAAAAGTGACAGGCCCACCCCAGGCTCGAACAA is part of the Puntigrus tetrazona isolate hp1 chromosome 16, ASM1883169v1, whole genome shotgun sequence genome and encodes:
- the colq gene encoding acetylcholinesterase collagenic tail peptide, whose protein sequence is MILFTLGLYFQLLCYVASFSYVDNIFPRPTDLQLLETRKKFNPCCLLSPPPPPLFPPPPSLWRQDPLTETVVPPSVPYNPAPHTCSPGPQGPEGPPGPQGPAGLPGPKGPKGDKGEIGRPGQKGRTGPPGLPGRQGPSGWQGPSGPKGEKGDPGLMGMPGARGLIGPKGLPGHKGEKGSQGFRGEIGLKGDKGTMGLPGMLGQKGEMGPKGEPGSSGNRGPTGRPGKRGKQGAKGDIGTTGPMGPAGPQGAPGHPGPPGLPASGLYMVGQKGEKGQPGSPGRCGCNAPSFDHWGSYPRVPAIFVVNNEQELNRLQTDNALAFRKDQRSLYFKDIDGWMPIQLTPFQSMERDPDQEGFCGDSIVQVENGEECDDGNKVVTDGCVKCKLAYCGDGYRYEEAEECDGKDFGFHTCRSFLPGSYGHLKCTADCFIDSTNCKYFT